The Corvus moneduloides isolate bCorMon1 chromosome 28, bCorMon1.pri, whole genome shotgun sequence genome contains a region encoding:
- the PDE4C gene encoding cAMP-specific 3',5'-cyclic phosphodiesterase 4C isoform X3: MSRNSSIASDLHGEDMIVTPFAQVLASLRTVRSNLTHLQDRAGVKRGSSSSLPSGSKASLSAEDAHQKLSRETLEELDWCLDQLETLQTRHSVSEMASNKFKRMLNRELTHLSETSRSGNQVSEYISSTFLDKQHEVEIPSALAKDKEKERRKRPMSQISGVRKLTHSSSLAAAGIPRFGVRTDHEALLAKELEDTNKWGLNVFKVAEYSGNRPLTVIMYSIFQERDLMKTFRIPVNTFITYMLTLEDHYHADVAYHNNLHAADVAQSTHVLLSTPALEAVFTDLEIMAAIFASAIHDVDHPGVSNQFLINTNSELALMYNDASVLENHHLAVGFKLLQEENCDIFQNLSRKQRQTLRKMVIDMVLATDMSKHMNLLADLKTMVETKKVTSLGVLLLDNYSDRIQVLQNMVHCADLSNPTKPLELYRQWTDRIMVEFFHQGDREREKGMEISPMCDKHTASVEKSQVGFIDFIAHPLWETWADLVHPDAQELLDTLEDNREWYQSMIPRSPSPPPEGAAVSPATTDKFQFELTLEEEEEGESDTELEGTESPLDEDNSGSKTPGTDDSESADTKRLSPGAGDRDSPVPRPKDVDNRRALEGTLPKDGGSGCSGPEGSQGLCLDTEGNVTFLSLGT, from the exons ATGTCCCGCAACTCCTCCATCGCCAGCGACCT gcatggagaagacatgatCGTCACACCCTTTGCCCAG GTCCTGGCCAGCCTCCGCACCGTCCGCAGCAACCTGACGCACCTCCAGGACCGCGCTGGCGTCAA GCGAGGATCGAGCAGCAGCCTGCCCTCGGGGAGCAAGGCCAGCCTCTCCG CAGAAGATGCTCACCAGAAGCTCTCGAGGGAGaccctggaggagctggattGGTGCTTGGACCAGCTGGAGACGCTGCAGACCAGGCACTCGGTCAGCGAGATGGCCTCCAACAAG TTCAAGCGGATGCTGAACCGGGAGCTGACGCACCTCTCGGAGACCAGCCGCTCCGGGAACCAGGTCTCCGAGTACATCTCCAGCACCTTCCTGG ACAAGCAGCACGAGGTGGAGATCCCCTCGGCGCTGGCCAAGGACAAGGAGAAGGAGCGGAGGAAGCGCCCCATGTCCCAGATCAGCGGCGTCAGGAAGCTCAcgcacagctccagcctggccgCCGCCGGCATCCCCCGCTTTGGGGTGCGCACGGACCACGAGGCGCTGCTGGCCAAG gagctggaggacacCAACAAGTGGGGGCTCAACGTGTTCAAAGTGGCCGAGTACTCGGGGAACCGCCCGCTGACCGTCATCATGTACAGCATCTTCCAG GAGCGTGACCTGATGAAGACCTTCCGCATCCCCGTCAACACCTTCATCACCTACATGCTGACGCTGGAGGACCACTACCACGCCGACGTGGCCTACCACAACAACCTGCACGCCGCCGACGTGGCGCAGTCCACGCACGTCCTCCTCTCCACACCCGCGCTGGAG GCTGTCTTCACGGACCTGGAGATCATGGCTGCCATCTTCGCCAGCGCCATCCATGATGTTGACCACCCTGGGGTCTCCAACCAGTTCCTCATCAACACCA ACTCAGAGCTTGCCCTGATGTACAACGATGCCTCGGTGCTGGAGAATCACCACCTGGCCGTGGGCTTCAAGCTCCTCCAGGAGGAGAACTGCGACATCTTCCAGAACCTGagcaggaagcagaggcagaCACTCCGTAAAATGGTCATCGACATG GTGTTGGCCACGGACATGTCCAAGCACATGAACCTGCTGGCGGATCTGAAGACCATGGTGGAGACCAAGAAGGTGACCAGCCTGGGGGTTCTGCTGCTGGACAACTACTCCGACCGGATCCAG GTGCTGCAGAACATGGTGCACTGCGCCGACCTCAGCAACCCCACGAAGCCGCTGGAGCTGTACCGGCAGTGGACCGACCGCATCATGGTGGAGTTCTTCCACCAAGGAGACCGGGAGCGGGAGAAGGGCATGGAGATCAGCCCGATGTGCGACAAGCACACGGCCTCTGTGGAGAAGTCCCAG gTGGGATTCATCGACTTCATCGCCCACCCGCTGTGGGAGACGTGGGCCGACCTCGTGCACCCCGAcgcccaggagctgctggacacGCTGGAGGACAACCGGGAGTGGTACCAGAGCATGATCCCGCGCAGCCCCTCCCCTCCGCCCGAGGGAGCCGCAGTGTCCCCCGCCACCACCGACAAGTTCCAGTTCGAGCTAAcgctggaggaggaggaggagggcgagTCGGACACGGAGCTGGAGGGCACCGAGAGCCCCCTGGACGAGGACAACAGCGGCTCCAAGACACCGGGCACGGATGACTCGGAGTCGGCCGACACCAAGCGCCTGTCCCCCGGCGCCGGGGACCGGGACTCGCCTGTGCCCCGCCCCAAGGACGTGGACAACCGGCGGGCGCTGGAGGGGACGCTGCCGAAGGACGGTGGCAGCGGGTGCTCCGGGCCTGAGGGTAgccaggggctgtgcctggACACGGAGGGCAATGTCACATTCCTGTCCCTGGGCACGTAG
- the PDE4C gene encoding cAMP-specific 3',5'-cyclic phosphodiesterase 4C isoform X4: protein MLPGSRCPSRRHSCIGFDLENGPPGRGALDPQASPGAGLVLQGTFSHGQRRESFLYRSDSDYDLSPKAMSRNSSIASDLHGEDMIVTPFAQVLASLRTVRSNLTHLQDRAGVKRGSSSSLPSGSKASLSAEDAHQKLSRETLEELDWCLDQLETLQTRHSVSEMASNKFKRMLNRELTHLSETSRSGNQVSEYISSTFLDKQHEVEIPSALAKDKEKERRKRPMSQISGVRKLTHSSSLAAAGIPRFGVRTDHEALLAKELEDTNKWGLNVFKVAEYSGNRPLTVIMYSIFQERDLMKTFRIPVNTFITYMLTLEDHYHADVAYHNNLHAADVAQSTHVLLSTPALEAVFTDLEIMAAIFASAIHDVDHPGVSNQFLINTNSELALMYNDASVLENHHLAVGFKLLQEENCDIFQNLSRKQRQTLRKMVIDMVLATDMSKHMNLLADLKTMVETKKVTSLGVLLLDNYSDRIQVLQNMVHCADLSNPTKPLELYRQWTDRIMVEFFHQGDREREKGMEISPMCDKHTASVEKSQVGFIDFIAHPLWETWADLVHPDAQELLDTLEDNREWYQSMIPRSPSPPPEGAAVSPATTDKFQFELTLEEEEEGESDTELEGTESPLDEDNSGSKTPGTDDSESADTKRLSPGAGDRDSPVPRPKDVDNRRALEGTLPKDGGSGCSGPEGSQGLCLDTEGNVTFLSLGT from the exons ATGCTGCCGGGCAGCCGGTGCCCGTCTCGGAGGCACTCCTGCATCGG cTTCGACCTGGAGAATGGACCCCCCGGCCGGGGCGCGCTGGACCCCCAGGCCAGCCCGGGCGCGGGGCTGGTCCTTCAGGGCACCTTCTCCCACGGCCAGCGCCGCGAGTCCTTCCTGTACCGCTCCGACAGCGACTATGACCTGTCCCCAAAAGCCATGTCCCGCAACTCCTCCATCGCCAGCGACCT gcatggagaagacatgatCGTCACACCCTTTGCCCAG GTCCTGGCCAGCCTCCGCACCGTCCGCAGCAACCTGACGCACCTCCAGGACCGCGCTGGCGTCAA GCGAGGATCGAGCAGCAGCCTGCCCTCGGGGAGCAAGGCCAGCCTCTCCG CAGAAGATGCTCACCAGAAGCTCTCGAGGGAGaccctggaggagctggattGGTGCTTGGACCAGCTGGAGACGCTGCAGACCAGGCACTCGGTCAGCGAGATGGCCTCCAACAAG TTCAAGCGGATGCTGAACCGGGAGCTGACGCACCTCTCGGAGACCAGCCGCTCCGGGAACCAGGTCTCCGAGTACATCTCCAGCACCTTCCTGG ACAAGCAGCACGAGGTGGAGATCCCCTCGGCGCTGGCCAAGGACAAGGAGAAGGAGCGGAGGAAGCGCCCCATGTCCCAGATCAGCGGCGTCAGGAAGCTCAcgcacagctccagcctggccgCCGCCGGCATCCCCCGCTTTGGGGTGCGCACGGACCACGAGGCGCTGCTGGCCAAG gagctggaggacacCAACAAGTGGGGGCTCAACGTGTTCAAAGTGGCCGAGTACTCGGGGAACCGCCCGCTGACCGTCATCATGTACAGCATCTTCCAG GAGCGTGACCTGATGAAGACCTTCCGCATCCCCGTCAACACCTTCATCACCTACATGCTGACGCTGGAGGACCACTACCACGCCGACGTGGCCTACCACAACAACCTGCACGCCGCCGACGTGGCGCAGTCCACGCACGTCCTCCTCTCCACACCCGCGCTGGAG GCTGTCTTCACGGACCTGGAGATCATGGCTGCCATCTTCGCCAGCGCCATCCATGATGTTGACCACCCTGGGGTCTCCAACCAGTTCCTCATCAACACCA ACTCAGAGCTTGCCCTGATGTACAACGATGCCTCGGTGCTGGAGAATCACCACCTGGCCGTGGGCTTCAAGCTCCTCCAGGAGGAGAACTGCGACATCTTCCAGAACCTGagcaggaagcagaggcagaCACTCCGTAAAATGGTCATCGACATG GTGTTGGCCACGGACATGTCCAAGCACATGAACCTGCTGGCGGATCTGAAGACCATGGTGGAGACCAAGAAGGTGACCAGCCTGGGGGTTCTGCTGCTGGACAACTACTCCGACCGGATCCAG GTGCTGCAGAACATGGTGCACTGCGCCGACCTCAGCAACCCCACGAAGCCGCTGGAGCTGTACCGGCAGTGGACCGACCGCATCATGGTGGAGTTCTTCCACCAAGGAGACCGGGAGCGGGAGAAGGGCATGGAGATCAGCCCGATGTGCGACAAGCACACGGCCTCTGTGGAGAAGTCCCAG gTGGGATTCATCGACTTCATCGCCCACCCGCTGTGGGAGACGTGGGCCGACCTCGTGCACCCCGAcgcccaggagctgctggacacGCTGGAGGACAACCGGGAGTGGTACCAGAGCATGATCCCGCGCAGCCCCTCCCCTCCGCCCGAGGGAGCCGCAGTGTCCCCCGCCACCACCGACAAGTTCCAGTTCGAGCTAAcgctggaggaggaggaggagggcgagTCGGACACGGAGCTGGAGGGCACCGAGAGCCCCCTGGACGAGGACAACAGCGGCTCCAAGACACCGGGCACGGATGACTCGGAGTCGGCCGACACCAAGCGCCTGTCCCCCGGCGCCGGGGACCGGGACTCGCCTGTGCCCCGCCCCAAGGACGTGGACAACCGGCGGGCGCTGGAGGGGACGCTGCCGAAGGACGGTGGCAGCGGGTGCTCCGGGCCTGAGGGTAgccaggggctgtgcctggACACGGAGGGCAATGTCACATTCCTGTCCCTGGGCACGTAG
- the RAB3A gene encoding ras-related protein Rab-3A translates to MASATDSRYGQKESSDQNFDYMFKILIIGNSSVGKTSFLFRYADDSFTPAFVSTVGIDFKVKTIYRNDKRIKLQIWDTAGQERYRTITTAYYRGAMGFILMYDITNEESFNAVQDWSTQIKTYSWDNAQVLLVGNKCDMEDERVVSSEKGRQLAEHLGFEFFEASAKDNINVKQTFERLVDIICEKMSESLDTADPAVTGAKQGPQLTDQQAPPHQDCAC, encoded by the exons ATGGCGTCCGCTACCGACTCCCGCTATGGGCAGAAGGAATCCTCGGACCAGAACTTCGATTACATGTTCAAGATCCTGATCATCGGCAACAGCAGCGTTGGGAAAACCTCCTTCCTGTTCCGGTACGCCGACGACTCCTTCACGCCCGCCTTCGTCAGCACCGTCGGCATCGACTTCAAGGTCAAGACCATCTACCGGAACGACAAACGCATCAAGCTGCAGATCTGG GACACGGCCGGGCAGGAGCGGTACCGCACCATCACCACCGCCTACTACCGCGGGGCCATGGGCTTCATCCTCATGTACGACATCACCAACGAGGAGTCCTTCAACGCCGTGCAGGACTG GTCCACCCAGATCAAGACCTACTCCTGGGACAAcgcccaggtgctgctggtggggaacAAGTGTGACATGGAGGACGAGCGCGTGGTCTCCTCGGAGAAGGGCCGCCAGCTCGCCGAGCACCTGG GGTTTGAGTTTTTCGAGGCCAGCGCCAAGGACAACATCAACGTGAAGCAGACCTTCGAGCGGCTGGTGGACATCATCTGCGAGAAGATGTCGGAGTCGCTGGACACGGCCGACCCCGCGGTCACCGGGGCCAAGCAGGGCCCCCAGCTCACGGACCAGCAGGCCCCCCCCCACCAGGACTGTGCCTGCTAG